From one Cupriavidus oxalaticus genomic stretch:
- a CDS encoding NAD(P)/FAD-dependent oxidoreductase, protein MSSTATRNQDADVLILGGGLMGTTTAFFLRQRGLSVILLERELVGRQASGTNFGNVRRQGRALHQMPLANRARAVWGRVRELLGEDLEFVPYGHLRVCYTEQQAAVLEQHAHDVKPLGLDLQLYTAGQLRQRWGIFAPAIVAGSYSPQDGHANPRLAGPAFARAARRAGANIVEHAEVMQVERNPDGFVAHTADGRRFRAPQLLVACGAWSNRIAAQFGEAVPMEARGPQMGVTEPLPYAIGPSIGISSPIEYEGLYFRQISRGNIVFGGGLKGPAHIDRIRAYVRPDNVLRQLRELRRFVPAFEHVQLIRVWSGIEGYTSDWQPVMGPSATVPGLHYAFGFNGEGFAISPGVGEIMAELIATGQTSIPLEPYAVGRFASADTLQVSG, encoded by the coding sequence ATGAGCAGCACGGCAACCCGGAACCAGGACGCCGATGTGCTGATCCTCGGCGGCGGCCTGATGGGCACCACCACCGCCTTCTTCCTGCGCCAGCGCGGCCTCTCGGTGATCCTGCTCGAGCGCGAGCTGGTCGGCCGCCAGGCCAGCGGCACCAACTTCGGCAATGTGCGCCGCCAGGGCCGCGCGCTGCACCAGATGCCGCTGGCCAACCGCGCGCGCGCCGTCTGGGGCCGCGTCAGGGAACTGCTGGGCGAGGATCTCGAGTTCGTCCCATACGGCCATCTGCGCGTGTGTTACACCGAACAGCAGGCCGCCGTGCTCGAGCAGCATGCGCACGACGTGAAGCCGCTCGGCCTGGACCTGCAGCTCTACACCGCCGGGCAGCTGCGCCAGCGCTGGGGCATCTTCGCGCCCGCCATCGTGGCGGGCTCGTATTCGCCGCAGGATGGCCATGCCAACCCGCGCCTGGCCGGCCCCGCCTTCGCGCGTGCCGCCCGCCGCGCCGGCGCAAACATTGTCGAGCATGCCGAGGTGATGCAGGTCGAGCGCAACCCCGATGGCTTCGTCGCCCACACCGCCGATGGCCGGCGCTTCCGCGCGCCGCAGCTGCTGGTGGCCTGCGGCGCCTGGTCCAACCGCATCGCCGCGCAGTTCGGCGAAGCCGTGCCGATGGAAGCACGGGGCCCGCAAATGGGCGTGACCGAGCCGCTGCCCTATGCCATCGGCCCCTCCATCGGCATCTCGTCGCCGATCGAATACGAGGGGCTGTACTTCCGCCAGATCTCGCGCGGCAATATCGTCTTCGGCGGCGGGCTCAAGGGACCGGCGCATATCGACCGCATTCGCGCTTACGTCAGGCCCGACAACGTGCTGCGCCAGCTCCGCGAGCTGCGCCGCTTCGTGCCGGCCTTCGAGCACGTGCAGCTGATCCGCGTCTGGAGCGGCATCGAAGGCTACACCTCCGACTGGCAGCCGGTGATGGGGCCCAGCGCCACCGTGCCCGGACTGCACTACGCCTTCGGCTTCAACGGCGAGGGCTTCGCCATCAGCCCCGGCGTGGGCGAGATCATGGCCGAGCTTATCGCCACCGGCCAGACCTCGATCCCGCTCGAACCTTATGCCGTCGGTCGCTTTGCCAGCGCTGATACCCTCCAGGTCAGCGGCTGA
- a CDS encoding amidohydrolase — protein MRWNQIAEPVADLLPDLIALRRDLHANPELGYEEHRTAGIVAQALRMLGLTVHEGIGGTGVVGTLRAGKVKRSVGLRADMDALPMVELGRPAYVSHAPGKHHGCGHDGHTSMLVGAARQLARSGIDGTVHFIFQPAEEGKGGARRMIAEGLFERFPCDSVYALHNWPDLPLGHAQTLPGAIMAAADRFDIVLRGRGGHAAQPHHTADAILAASQLVSQLHTIVARRIDPAESAVLSVTRIEGGHCHNVLPAEVRITGTVRSFDMEAQSRIETALRAMAHGVATASGTEVEVHYDRYYPATVNSPQEAALAVDAARAIGLEARMAPRAAFTSEDFAFMLQQKPGAYLWLGQGRADPGPDGERPLHHPCYDFNDDALSLGVRWFCEVARRSLAAD, from the coding sequence ATGAGGTGGAACCAGATCGCAGAACCCGTGGCCGACTTGCTGCCGGACCTGATTGCGCTGCGCCGGGACCTGCACGCCAATCCCGAACTTGGCTACGAGGAGCACCGCACGGCAGGCATCGTGGCGCAGGCATTGCGCATGCTGGGTCTCACGGTGCACGAGGGGATCGGCGGCACGGGCGTGGTGGGCACGCTGCGCGCCGGCAAGGTAAAGCGCAGCGTAGGTCTGCGCGCGGATATGGACGCATTGCCAATGGTGGAACTGGGCCGCCCGGCTTATGTCAGCCACGCGCCCGGCAAGCATCACGGCTGTGGCCACGACGGCCATACCAGCATGCTTGTGGGTGCCGCGCGTCAGCTTGCGCGCAGCGGTATCGATGGCACGGTGCATTTCATCTTCCAGCCGGCAGAGGAAGGCAAGGGGGGCGCCCGCCGCATGATCGCTGAGGGCCTGTTCGAGCGATTTCCTTGCGACAGTGTCTATGCCCTGCACAACTGGCCGGACTTGCCGCTCGGCCACGCCCAGACCTTGCCTGGCGCCATCATGGCGGCGGCGGATCGGTTCGATATCGTGCTGCGCGGGCGTGGGGGCCATGCCGCGCAGCCGCACCACACCGCAGACGCCATCCTGGCCGCAAGCCAGCTCGTGTCGCAATTGCACACGATCGTGGCGCGTCGCATTGATCCTGCCGAATCCGCCGTGTTGTCCGTCACGCGTATCGAAGGCGGGCACTGCCACAACGTATTACCGGCCGAAGTGCGGATAACCGGCACGGTGCGAAGCTTCGATATGGAAGCCCAGAGCCGGATCGAGACTGCATTGCGTGCGATGGCGCATGGCGTGGCAACGGCGAGCGGAACCGAGGTCGAAGTGCATTACGACCGCTATTACCCGGCCACGGTGAACAGCCCGCAGGAAGCGGCACTGGCCGTTGACGCGGCCCGTGCCATCGGGCTGGAGGCGCGCATGGCCCCCCGTGCTGCATTCACTTCCGAGGATTTTGCCTTCATGCTGCAGCAAAAGCCTGGCGCCTACCTTTGGCTGGGACAGGGACGTGCCGATCCCGGGCCCGATGGAGAGCGACCGTTGCACCACCCTTGCTATGACTTCAACGACGACGCGCTGTCCCTGGGCGTGCGCTGGTTCTGCGAAGTTGCCCGCCGCTCGCTGGCTGCAGACTGA
- a CDS encoding aspartate ammonia-lyase has translation MTTATPTRQEKDLLGTRDLDHTLYYGVQTLRAKENFHLSGRCIGEYPDFIKALAIVKHAAANANHRLGLLDAAKHGAIAKACAEVLDGAFHDAFVVDMIQGGAGTSTNMNANEVLANRALEHLGEQKGSYGRLHPNNDVNLSQSTNDAYPTAIRVGLLLAHLPLLENLGHLAATLANKAQQFGGILKMGRTQLQDAVPMTLGQEFQAMADTVSADLEQLRTLIPATLCAVNLGGTAIGTGINADPRYQAIAIEELAALSGFPVRAAPNLIAATSDMGDFVLLSGLVKKTALRLSKISNDLRLLSSGPRTGIAEINLPARQPGSSIMPGKVNPVIPEAMNQVAYEIAGNDAALTLAAEAGQLQLNAMEPLIAYKLYDSIRLLSRAVRMLDRECIEGITANPEQCSALVQRSIGIVTALNPYIGYENATRIARLAQETGRTVVELVQSEQLVSNALLAEILRPENMVAPRSALTS, from the coding sequence ATGACCACAGCTACGCCCACGCGCCAGGAGAAGGATCTACTGGGTACGCGAGATCTTGATCACACCTTGTACTACGGCGTGCAGACGCTGCGCGCAAAGGAAAACTTCCATCTTTCCGGCCGTTGCATCGGCGAGTACCCGGACTTCATCAAGGCGTTGGCTATCGTCAAGCATGCGGCCGCCAATGCCAACCATCGGCTCGGCCTGCTGGACGCCGCCAAGCACGGCGCCATTGCCAAGGCGTGCGCGGAAGTCTTGGATGGGGCGTTCCACGATGCCTTCGTCGTTGACATGATCCAGGGCGGTGCCGGAACCTCCACGAACATGAACGCCAATGAGGTGCTGGCGAACCGCGCGTTGGAGCACCTGGGCGAGCAGAAGGGCAGCTACGGCCGGCTGCACCCCAACAACGATGTCAATCTGTCGCAATCGACCAATGATGCATATCCGACGGCCATTCGGGTCGGACTGCTCCTGGCTCATCTGCCGCTGCTGGAAAACCTGGGCCACCTTGCGGCCACGCTGGCCAACAAGGCGCAACAGTTTGGCGGCATCCTGAAGATGGGGCGTACCCAACTCCAGGACGCGGTTCCCATGACGCTTGGACAGGAATTCCAGGCCATGGCCGATACCGTCTCGGCCGACCTTGAGCAACTGCGTACGCTCATTCCCGCGACGCTGTGCGCTGTCAATCTCGGCGGTACGGCGATCGGCACCGGCATCAATGCGGATCCGCGCTATCAGGCCATTGCAATCGAAGAACTGGCTGCGCTGTCCGGGTTTCCTGTTCGCGCCGCGCCCAACTTGATCGCCGCGACCTCGGACATGGGCGACTTCGTGCTGCTATCGGGACTCGTCAAGAAGACGGCACTCCGTCTGTCGAAGATCAGCAATGACCTGCGCCTGCTTTCAAGCGGCCCGCGGACCGGCATCGCGGAAATCAATCTGCCTGCGCGCCAGCCCGGCAGCTCGATCATGCCGGGCAAGGTCAACCCGGTCATTCCGGAAGCGATGAACCAGGTCGCTTATGAGATCGCCGGCAACGATGCCGCGCTGACCCTGGCGGCCGAAGCGGGCCAATTGCAGCTCAACGCGATGGAGCCGCTCATCGCCTACAAGCTCTATGACTCCATTCGGCTATTGTCGCGCGCCGTGCGCATGCTGGACCGTGAATGCATCGAAGGGATCACCGCGAACCCCGAGCAATGCTCCGCGCTGGTCCAGCGTTCGATCGGTATCGTGACAGCGCTGAATCCGTATATCGGATATGAGAACGCTACGCGAATCGCGCGCCTCGCGCAGGAAACCGGTCGAACCGTGGTAGAGCTGGTTCAGTCGGAACAGCTCGTGAGCAATGCGCTTCTGGCGGAGATTCTACGGCCGGAGAATATGGTGGCGCCCCGTAGCGCATTGACGAGCTAA
- a CDS encoding cupin domain-containing protein: MSIVIIRQSATAEGFQQQGTPARPLTQPPCELSGIDIDLEGAGESHAGLWECTPGRFERQIANAEVMHILAGASTFTPTDGEAQQIRAGDTLFFPANTTGEWHVTETLRKVFVVLSA; the protein is encoded by the coding sequence ATGAGCATCGTTATCATTCGCCAATCGGCGACCGCCGAAGGTTTCCAACAACAGGGCACGCCTGCCCGCCCTCTGACCCAGCCGCCCTGCGAGCTCAGCGGCATCGACATCGACCTCGAGGGCGCCGGCGAGAGCCATGCCGGTCTCTGGGAATGTACGCCGGGCCGGTTCGAGCGCCAGATTGCGAACGCCGAGGTCATGCACATCCTCGCCGGCGCTAGCACGTTCACCCCAACGGACGGGGAGGCGCAGCAGATCCGTGCAGGTGACACACTCTTTTTTCCCGCCAACACGACCGGCGAATGGCACGTGACGGAAACGCTGCGCAAGGTATTCGTGGTGTTGTCGGCCTGA
- a CDS encoding NAD(P)/FAD-dependent oxidoreductase, with protein sequence MSALSASPRIVVVGTGPAGVRAAQALVQAGLRPTVVDEGRRDGGQIYRRQPEGFKRSYAKLYGSEAHKAQALHRDFDALRDRIDYRPDTLAWNLTEGELHVVRDGEPKTLPFDALLVCAGATDRLMPVPGWHRAGCYSLGASQIALKAQACAIGSQVVFLGSGPLLYLVANQYVQAGARVAAVLDTAPATRSWAAIAGLLARPRLALRGLGLIRALRAAGVPVLQGVAPLAIDGDDCLGVQGVTARDASGREQRFACDAVGLGWHLRAETQLADLARCEFAFEPVSRQWLPRIDQDGRSSTRGVYLAGDGARILGADGAEAAGRLAALAALADLGHARGRELYTAESAALRRTLGKMDRFRQGLARAFPWPHAQAAALPDDTVVCRCEAVTVGELRRCVTELDSQELNRAKAFSRVGMGRCQGRFCGHAAAEIVAQRCAIPVEQVGRLRSQAPVKPLMMNTSEVKA encoded by the coding sequence ATGAGCGCCCTGTCCGCATCGCCACGCATCGTCGTGGTCGGAACCGGCCCCGCCGGCGTGCGCGCGGCCCAGGCGCTGGTCCAGGCCGGACTGCGCCCCACCGTGGTCGACGAGGGCCGCCGCGACGGCGGCCAGATCTATCGCCGCCAGCCCGAGGGCTTCAAGCGCTCCTACGCCAAGCTCTATGGCAGCGAGGCCCACAAGGCCCAGGCCCTGCACCGCGACTTCGACGCGTTGCGCGACCGCATCGACTATCGCCCCGACACGCTCGCGTGGAACCTGACCGAAGGCGAGCTGCACGTCGTGCGCGACGGCGAACCGAAGACCTTGCCCTTCGATGCGCTGCTGGTGTGCGCCGGCGCGACCGATCGCCTCATGCCGGTGCCCGGCTGGCACCGCGCCGGCTGCTACAGCCTCGGCGCCTCGCAGATCGCGCTCAAGGCGCAGGCGTGCGCCATCGGCTCGCAAGTCGTCTTCCTCGGCAGCGGGCCGCTGCTTTACCTGGTGGCCAACCAGTACGTGCAGGCCGGCGCGCGCGTGGCCGCGGTGCTCGACACCGCGCCCGCCACCAGGTCGTGGGCCGCCATCGCCGGGCTGCTGGCGCGTCCGCGCCTGGCCCTGCGCGGCCTCGGCCTGATCCGCGCACTGCGCGCCGCCGGCGTGCCGGTGCTGCAGGGCGTGGCGCCGCTGGCCATCGACGGCGATGACTGTCTTGGCGTGCAGGGCGTCACCGCGCGCGATGCGAGTGGGCGCGAGCAGCGCTTTGCCTGCGACGCCGTCGGCCTGGGCTGGCATCTGCGTGCCGAGACGCAGCTGGCCGACCTCGCGCGCTGCGAGTTCGCCTTCGAGCCCGTGAGCCGCCAGTGGCTGCCGCGCATCGACCAGGACGGGCGCAGCAGCACTCGCGGCGTCTACCTGGCCGGCGATGGCGCCCGCATCCTCGGTGCCGATGGCGCCGAGGCCGCGGGTCGGCTCGCCGCGCTGGCGGCGCTGGCCGACCTCGGCCACGCGCGCGGGCGCGAGCTGTACACCGCCGAGTCCGCCGCCCTGCGCCGCACACTCGGCAAGATGGACCGCTTCCGCCAGGGGCTGGCGCGCGCCTTCCCGTGGCCGCACGCGCAGGCCGCCGCTCTGCCCGATGACACAGTGGTGTGCCGCTGCGAGGCCGTGACGGTGGGCGAGCTGCGCCGCTGCGTGACCGAGCTCGACAGCCAGGAACTGAACCGCGCCAAGGCCTTCAGCCGTGTCGGCATGGGCCGCTGCCAGGGCCGCTTCTGCGGCCATGCCGCGGCCGAGATCGTGGCGCAGCGCTGCGCCATCCCGGTCGAACAAGTCGGTCGCCTGCGCTCGCAGGCACCGGTCAAGCCATTGATGATGAATACCAGCGAGGTGAAGGCATGA